The Desulfococcus multivorans DNA window TTTGCTGTTTCACCGCCTCGGGGGAGGCGGTTGAGACGGCCTCGACCATGAGCATGCTCCAGTAGGTCCCGGCCAGGGTGTCATCGGGGGGGACCGCCACGGCATAGTCCACCTGGGCCGTTCCTTTGGGCGGGATCACGAGCCGCCGGGGGGCGAAGGTGATCCAGCCGGAGTTGGAGCGGGGGGCCGTTCCCGGATCGCCGTAAAGATTCCGGCCGTCGGCGTAAAAGAGGTAGTCGGTCGGGTAGACCTTGACCTCCTGGGGGGCGTCCCCCGTGTTCTTGAGCTGGATGACGCCCGTGTAGCTCCCGCCCGGCACGGCCGTCTTCTCATAGGTAAGACCGCTGGTCACCGACACCCCGGCCACGGCTGCCGTCGCCGTCCACCAGCCGACCAGCAGCCCCGTCAGGATGATGCCCCACTTGAAATTCATACCCTCTCCTCCCTGGATGTTGCGGGGCCCGGAAGACTGTTTCCCGTCCGCCCCATTAAACCCGCCCCTGTTGCCGCCGGAGCCCTCACGGGACATCGACGACGGTGTAGTACACCATGGTTGAACAGGCGGACGGCGGTACAGCGATGGAGGCCCCCGTCATCTGAAGCTGGAGCCTGATCCCGTTCACGTCCCCGGTCCCCGAGAAAAACGGGGTGTTGACGTTGGTGATTTCCTGAAAAGACTCGCCCCCGTATACGCCGCCGGCGGTTTTCCTGGCCCAGAGGCGGAGACGCCCGTCCCAGGCGTCGTCGACCTTCCGGATCTCCACGCGCCAGACGTCGTCCGGCCCGGCGGTGCCCGAAATATCGAGGATGATCTGCCCGGAAGCCGAGGCATGGGTGCTTTTCAGGTCGCTTCCCGGCCCCAGCGCCAGATCGTTTTTGTCGATGGTCTCATACCAGGCCCCGGTCACGGCGATGGACGGGGCTGCCATGACCTGCCCGTGAAACAGCAGGATCAGCAGGCTTGCCCTCAGGATTCCGATAATGCTTTTCATTTTTGTTTTTCCCAACGGTCCGGAGCGTCCCGCGCCGGACCCGACTGAGGCCGACCCGCCGCTTTCTCAATCGGAAAGCGCGAAGGTGACCGTCCCGGCATCGGAAGGGCACACGCCCGCCGACGCCGTGGCTTTCAGCCGGTAGGTCACGGCGCAGGCGGCGTCCGCGACCCGGCCGATCCCCGTCACCACCGCCGAGCCGGCCGGGGTGAGGCCTGCGTATCCCAAGCCGGTGCCGCTGCCCGAGGGAGCCGACACGCGGACCTCGAGAACGGTATGCGCCGGCATGGGCGCATCGATGCCGGCAGTGATCCGCCGGTTGACGCCGTTGGTGGTGACGGCCAGAACGGACGAGCCGTCCACGGCGTCGAAGGGCTGCTGCCCGGCGATGGCGCCGGAGATGCCGAGGCTCGGCCGGCCGGTCACGGCGATCTCGTCGATCGGCTGGAAGTCGAAGACCACGGGGTGGCTGCCCACGTCACCCCCGATTGCGGCCCCGGCCCCGAAAAGACCGATGACCGCCGCCAGGCAACACCAAAATAGAAGCTTCATGGACTGTCCTTTTGTATTGTCGGTGACCAGAGTGAATATCCTGCCTGTTGCAGCGAACCCGGAGCGAAACGACAAAGCGATAGTCTCGAGTATCTATCTATTGAGGATCGCTCAGGATTTAGATTACGGATGTAGCAATAATACATTCAACTTCCATGACGGCGACCGGAAAGAGGTGCCGGGAGGATACGGTCCGCGCCCCTTCAGCGGTGAGTTTTAGTGCCGCTTAAGCGCCGCGGCGGATCAGCGGCCCGGACTGTTTGAGCGCAGCGAGTTTCCGGGCCGCCCGGAGCAAGCTTTAGCGGCACTTGAACGAAACCGCGTCGGGCGCGGGCCGTATCCTCCCGGCACCGGCCTGTGAAAGGCGAATGTTGAGCCATAAAAATGAAATGAGACGGACCCATTACGCGATCCGTCTCATTGGAATTTCTCAAGGTATCAATTTCAAACCTCACCATCAATAATGGTGAAAATGACCGACGGGCTGGTTGTGCTGGTCGCCGCATCGGCCTCAGCCGTAGCGGTCAGTTCGTAAGTGATCGAATTGGTGTCATCAGCCAACTTGCTGATTCCTGTTACTACGTTCTGAGATGTTGTCGAAAGTGCCACTTTTCCTTGGCTGCCTTGTCCTTCGCCGGGCGCCGCCAGGGTGACGGCAAGGGCGGTTCCGTCAGGCATACCTAACTCCAACGCGGCTGTAATTATCTTGTTGCTTTCGTTGGTGGTAATAGCGTAATTGGCGGTAGCCTCTACCGGAGTCGGTTGACTACCGGCATCGGGAATTGCGATTGTCAACGTCGGAGTTCCGGTAACGGCCAATTCATTGATGGTCGGTATTGTATAGGTTACCGTTTGGCTGTCATTCTCAGCCGCCATCGCCATCCCCCCAAACCCCAGAATGCACCCCGCCGTCATCAGAACCGCTGCAATTTTCTTCATCCTTTCCTCCTCGCTTTCTATTGTGTCTCTGCTTGAAATGATTGGCGGGTGCTGTCCGGCGTGATGCCGTCACCCGCGATTCCTACTGCCCAAGTCCTGGAGCAAAGGATATGCCAAATATTACCATTTTTTTATTTATGCCGTTATATCAAAGGCTTTAGTTTCTGTTTTCTTTTCCCCAATCCGGAACGAGGCCCTGCGCCGTGAAAATACCGGCGGAGTTGTTCAATATCCGACACTATAACAGGGCCCACAACAGGGAATTATGGATACAAACGATTGGATTTAAATCACAAAACATGCAGAAAGGCGGATGTTCAACATCGGGCACGGGGATGTCCCGATTCAATCAACGGTCAGTGCCGGGTGACGATGCTGACGGCGAAAGGGGGGTTGGATCCTGGAAGGGGACGGGGACTATTCGGGCTTCCGGATGCCGTATTTCTTCATCTTGCTGTAGAGGGTGCCCCGGGCGATGGCGAGGCGTTCGGCAGCCTGTTTGAGGTTCCAGCCGGTCTCCTCCAGCACCTTGGAGATCAGCGTGAATTCGGCCTCGGGCAGGGAGCTGGAGGAGAGGGTGAGGGAAAAGTCGCTCTTCAGAGCCGCCCGCCTTGCCACATCGGCGAGGTCGCTGGGGAAGATTTCAGGGCCCTTGCAGAAAATCACGGCACGCTCCATGATGTTCGCCAGTTCCCTGACGTTTCCCGGCCAGTCGTACCGGCAGAGCAGATGCATGGCCGGGCCGGAGATGCGGGGGATGTTCCTGCCGGCCTCGGCGCTGTATTTTTTCAGAAAATGATCGGCCAGAAGCGGAATGTCCGCCTTCCGCTCCCGGAGGGAGGGCATGGCGATCCTCGCCACGTTGATGCGGTAGAAGAGGTCCTCCCTGAAGCGGCCCAGAGCCACCTCCCGGCGCAGGTCCTTGTGGGTGGCGCAGATGAACCGGGCGTCCGCCGTAAGGGTCTGCATCCCGCCCACCCGCTGGAAGGTGCCGTTTTCGAGGATCCGAAGCAGGGAAATCTGGGTCTGGACCGGGATATCCCCGATTTCGTCCAGGAAGATGGTACCGCCGCGCGCCAGCTCGAAATGCCCCTTTTTCCGGTAAAGGGCCCCGGTAAACGCCCCTTTCTCATGGCCGAACAGCTCGCTGCCGATGAGGGTTTCCGTCAGGGCCGCGCAGTTGACCTTGACCATGGGGCCGGATCTTCTGGGGCTGTTGTAATGGACGGCATCCGCCGCCAGGTCCTTGCCGGTGCCCGTCTCCCCCGTGATCAGGACATTGGCGCTGGAGGCGGCCACATCCTTGATCCGCTGGAAGACCCGGAACATCCTGGGATCCCGGCCGATGAAATTCTCGAGCCGGTAGTGCTTCCGGCGCTCATGCCCTGAAAACCGGTTTTTGTCCAGGATCTCCTTGTGCCCGGCGACGTTCCGGATGAGGGATCTGACGGCCTGGAAGTCAAAGGGCTTCAGGATATAGTCGTAGGCCCCCGCCTTGATGGCGTTGACGGCATCCGACACGGCGCCGCTTCCCGTCACCATGACCACGAATGTTTCGGGAAATTCCTGCCGGATCCGCTCCAGCAGTTCGAACCCGTCCATCCCCGGCATGACGACATCGGATATCACCAGGTCCGCCGGGAAGGCCTTGAGGATTTTCAAGGCCTCCTCCCCGCCGGACGCGGTCCGGACCTGGAAAGGCTCCTTCCCGATGGCCTTGGAGAAAAGGTTCCGGATCACGGGGTCGTCATCCACAAACAATATTTTAATCTTTCCGTCCACTGGTCTTCCTGATTCTTCCGGGCCTCGACGGTATGAAAGAAAGGGGGGCAACGGCGGGAATCCGAAAACCGCCCGATTATGATCCCCGCCCCGCTCCGTCACGATTTTCCGGCCATCGATCCGCTTCGGCGCCCTTTTCACAGCTCGAGGCCATACCGCA harbors:
- a CDS encoding sigma-54-dependent transcriptional regulator, producing the protein MDGKIKILFVDDDPVIRNLFSKAIGKEPFQVRTASGGEEALKILKAFPADLVISDVVMPGMDGFELLERIRQEFPETFVVMVTGSGAVSDAVNAIKAGAYDYILKPFDFQAVRSLIRNVAGHKEILDKNRFSGHERRKHYRLENFIGRDPRMFRVFQRIKDVAASSANVLITGETGTGKDLAADAVHYNSPRRSGPMVKVNCAALTETLIGSELFGHEKGAFTGALYRKKGHFELARGGTIFLDEIGDIPVQTQISLLRILENGTFQRVGGMQTLTADARFICATHKDLRREVALGRFREDLFYRINVARIAMPSLRERKADIPLLADHFLKKYSAEAGRNIPRISGPAMHLLCRYDWPGNVRELANIMERAVIFCKGPEIFPSDLADVARRAALKSDFSLTLSSSSLPEAEFTLISKVLEETGWNLKQAAERLAIARGTLYSKMKKYGIRKPE